The region GTTCAAAGGCACCTTCGGGGTCACGCCCAGATCTGGACCGGCCGCTCCTGGACCACCAGGGTCAACCCTCGGGCTCGGAGAACGCCGAAAGGCCACGATCCAGCCGCAGCCGTGTGACCCGCTCTTCACCCCGCCAGGGCGACGCCGCCAAGCCTACGGATTACTAACTCGTATGTAGCGCGAGTGCAACACCGACGTAACAACCGCCGGTGAACCTGAGCTCGATACTTCCATTCGAAAGGTCTTGACACTGACCACGTGCCATGAGAAGGATGACGGCACAACAGTTACTGCGCCTCCGTTCATCGCGGATGGTTTTTACGGGAAGGGGGGGTGAGGAAAGAATTGATCCAACCGGTTCAGGTTGTTGACGTGCCGGGGGTGGCGCGTGAGGTTCGTTTTTCCCTGGTGTGAGCCGAGCCGGTGGGGTTGATGTACGCCTGATACGGGGGAACACCGTTTTCACTGAGCGGAAAGGAGTTGTGCGGTGGTTTATGAGCATGAGCATGGGCATGAGCATGGACCGGTCGGTGACCTGTCGCGGATCGAGGCCATCCGGGATCGTGGGGTGCACCGGGCCGGTGAGCATGAGGGCCCGTTCTCTTTGCACGTGGTGGGTCTCGGTAAGGCCGGCGCGAATGTGATCGAGCGTTTGGTCAGCGATCCCCCCGAGGGGTTCCTGTCTGATCCGCGGACGTCGTTTAGCGCGTTGGCGATTGATATCGGGGATCAGGAACTGCGGCCGATCCGGGAGAGTGCGGGGCGGTTGCCGGCGGATCGTGCGCAGGTGCGGACGGTCGCTCTTCCGGTTCTGGACCGGGCGTCGCTGTTCGGGGGGCTGCGCCGGTACCGGGAGTTCCTCAAGATGGAGTATCCGCGGTACTACTGGAATCCCAACTACGAGCCGTGGCTGCCCTCGGATATCCCCCTGCCGGCGGCGGGTGAGCACTTCCCGCGGGCTTTGGCGAAGGCGATCTACGGGGTGGAGTACTACCAGGGCGGGGCGGTCGCGGAGGAGCTTGACGCCTTCGCCAGGAGGGTCGCGGCCAGTGAGGCGATGCCGATCGTCTGCGTAATCTTTGGTCTGGCCGGGGGCACCGGAAGCGGCATCGTGGTGGAGCTCGCCCGCCACCTGTCCAACATCAAGCTGGGCCGCCGCGCCTGGGTGCTCGGCGTGGGAATCCTGCCGTGCGAGGGGGATCCTGACTACACGCGCGACGGCGTTTTCTTCCCGGCCATCAACGAACTGGACTGCATGGTCGACGCGGAGAAGAACAAGGGTGTCATGGCGGTCTGGGGTGATCTGTACAAGAACCCGTTCACCGCCGGCTTCTTCGCAGTACCGCAGAACGTGGTCTACGACCACACCGGAGACCTCGCCGCGACGCACGAGCGGATCGACGCCGGGCTCGCGGCCTTCCTGGCCCGCGACAACAGCACGCACCTGTACGAGACGCTCAAGTTGCTCAACTGGCTCAACGTCCCGGCGGACCGTTGGCACCCGGCGGTGCGCGCCGAGCAGGGTGAGCGGTGGCTGAACCTGTTGGCGGTCGGGTTCGATGACGCCCAACCCCTGGGCGGCCTGGACCTGGCCGGGCCGGTGTCGTCGGACTACGCCGAGGCGCGGCTGTTCGGGCCGGCGGAGACGCTGACCGAGCAGCGGGCCGCGCGGGTGCGGGAGGAGACCGCCAAGACCGTCAAGACCGCCGTCGAACCGGGCGCGCTGACCTTCCCCTCGACCGGGCAGGCGGAAACCACGTTGTTCGTGCCTCATGTGTCCAAGCTGGATCTGGCCGCCTTCGTGCCGGCGCGGGAGGCCTACGACCGGCTGGATTGGGACGAGAAACTGCTACGCCACTCCTGGCTGCTCGACCTGGGCGTCCTGCTGTGCGAGCCGTCCACCCGGTTCGAAGGCATGGGCGGGGAATGCATTTTGGGTTGCGCCTGCTGGGTGGTCGTCCCCCACGCCGCCATCCGGGGCGAGATCAAGCCAGCCGTCAGGGTGTGACGGCTGATGCGACGGCCGACCTGGCGACGACGCTGGTCATGAGCCAAGGAGGACGGCACCGTGTCCCTGGACTGGGCCGCTGTGGTCAAGCGCTATGAGAACGGCGCGCGCCTGGAGCCACTGCTAGGAGTGTCCACGTTGTCGGTGACCGGCGTGGACGAGGAGAAGATCTACGTCAAGCACCGGCTGTGGGAAGCTTCGCTGAGCCGCCGCAATCTTGAGCGAGCCGTGGAACTCCTCGAGAACGGCAAGATGACCCGGGTCGCCGCGGACTTCATCGACCAGTACCGGACGTTCATCGAGGACGAGCGACCGAGCACCGCGGCCACCATTTTGAAAGATCTCGGTTACCTCGACTAATTCTGAAGACCGAAGATCTCGGGTACCTCGAAGATACCTCGGCTACCTC is a window of Carbonactinospora thermoautotrophica DNA encoding:
- a CDS encoding FtsZ/tubulin family protein, with the protein product MVYEHEHGHEHGPVGDLSRIEAIRDRGVHRAGEHEGPFSLHVVGLGKAGANVIERLVSDPPEGFLSDPRTSFSALAIDIGDQELRPIRESAGRLPADRAQVRTVALPVLDRASLFGGLRRYREFLKMEYPRYYWNPNYEPWLPSDIPLPAAGEHFPRALAKAIYGVEYYQGGAVAEELDAFARRVAASEAMPIVCVIFGLAGGTGSGIVVELARHLSNIKLGRRAWVLGVGILPCEGDPDYTRDGVFFPAINELDCMVDAEKNKGVMAVWGDLYKNPFTAGFFAVPQNVVYDHTGDLAATHERIDAGLAAFLARDNSTHLYETLKLLNWLNVPADRWHPAVRAEQGERWLNLLAVGFDDAQPLGGLDLAGPVSSDYAEARLFGPAETLTEQRAARVREETAKTVKTAVEPGALTFPSTGQAETTLFVPHVSKLDLAAFVPAREAYDRLDWDEKLLRHSWLLDLGVLLCEPSTRFEGMGGECILGCACWVVVPHAAIRGEIKPAVRV